The following are from one region of the Canis lupus baileyi chromosome 25, mCanLup2.hap1, whole genome shotgun sequence genome:
- the CAPZA3 gene encoding F-actin-capping protein subunit alpha-3 produces MSLSVLSRKEKERVIRRLLIQAPPGEFVNAFDDLCLLIRDEKLMHHQGECAGHQHCQKYSVPLCIDGNPVLLSHHNVVGDYRFFDYQSKLSFKFDLLQNQLRDIQSHGIIRNETEYLRNVVLCALKLYVNDHYPTGNCNVLRKSVKNKEFLIACIEDHSYETRDCWNGLWKSKWIFQINPFLTQVTGRIFVQAHFFRAVNLHIEISKDLKESLEVVNQAQLALNFARLVEEQENIFQAAVLEELQELSNEALRKILRRDLPVTRTLIDWQRILSDLNLVMYPKLGYVIYSRSVLCNWII; encoded by the coding sequence ATGTCACTTAGTGTTCTgagtaggaaagagaaagaaagagtaattCGCAGACTGTTAATACAAGCTCCTCCAGGGGAATTTGTAAATGCTTTTGATGATCTCTGTCTGCTTATCCGTGATGAAAAACTCATGCACCATCAAGGTGAGTGTGCAGGCCACCAACACTGCCAAAAATACTCTGTACCACTCTGCATCGATGGAAATCCAGTACTCTTATCTCACCACAACGTAGTGGGTGACTACCGATTTTTTGACTATCAAAGCAAACTTTCTTTCAAATTCGACCTGCTTCAAAACCAGCTAAGAGACATCCAAAGTCACGGTATCATTCGGAATGAGACAGAATACCTGAGAAATGTTGTTCTGTGCGCCTTAAAACTGTATGTGAATGACCACTATCCAACAGGAAATTGCAACGTGCTGAGAAAATCGGTGAAAAATAAGGAGTTCTTGATAGCCTGCATTGAGGATCACAGCTATGAAACAAGAGATTGCTGGAATGGCCTTTGGAAATCTAAGTGGATTTTCCAAATAAATCCATTTCTAACCCAAGTAACAGGAAGAATTTTTGTGCAAGCTCATTTCTTCAGGGCTGTCAACCTTCATATTGAAATCTCCAAGGACCTGAAAGAAAGCTTGGAAGTAGTTAACCAAGCTCAACTGGCTTTAAATTTTGCAAGGCTTGTGGAAGAGCAAGAGAATATATTTCAAGCTGCAGTCTTAGAAGAATTACAGGAGTTATCGAACGAAGCCCTGAGAAAAATTCTACGAAGAGATCTTCCAGTGACCCGCACTCTTATTGACTGGCAAAGGATACTCTCTGACTTGAATCTGGTGATGTATCCTAAATTAGGATATGTCATTTATTCAAGAAGTGTGTTATGCAACTGGATAATATAA